AAATATACAAACCCACGGGGGTCTAACGAGCTCCAACTCTGATTATTGCCCCAGTCCCTGCTTTTTCTTTACTTCTTCCAACACTTCGTTTACCCAGGACTTACCCCATTCCTCTTTTTCTTGCTCTGTCCATAATTGTGGATAGAAGATTCGTTTTTGGAAACGAGGGGGTAAATACTTCTGCCAATTGGTTCCACCAGTAGCACGCACATCGGCCGGACGGCGCGCCAGATATACCACAGAAGTTTTATAGTGTTGTAATGGCCAGTACACGTTCACATTTAAATCGAGTAAACGCATTTGGTCTTGTAAGGCTTCATTGGCCTGCTCTTCTTCCGGAAGTTCCAGGTATTTTTGCCAAAGATTAGTATGATAGAATTCCTTGGCATGACGAATAATCATTCCGGAATACTTCTTCTCAAATTGCTTTAGGGTAAGGGTTTTATGACCAGACTCGGCAATAGTCGCTCCCTTTTTCCAATAGATATACTCGTACATCTGCTCGATACTGGGGTCGTGCTCCTTCATCTCATCCCGATGATCTTTATCCACCAGGTTAATCATATCCGTAGCACAGATTTCCACCAAACGATACTGCACCGATTGAAAGCCAGATGCCGGAATCAAAGACATGCGGAATTTTAAGAACTGATGACGATCCATTCCTTGTTCCATAATTCCAAAGGAGCGAGTTAAGGCTTCGAAATAGCGATTTACCCGACTCAATTTTTGAGTCATGGACTCGGCAGTCACCGAATTCTCATCTGCCAATTGACGGAACTCATGCAAGGACAACTTGAAATAGAGTTCTGTAATCTGATGGTACATGATAAAAATCTCCTCATCGGGAATATCAGTGATGGGAGTTTGTAAGGATAACAGGGTATCCAGGTGGATATAATCCCAGTAAGTATTGTAATCCTGGTAAAGTAAACCATCTAGGAAATCCAGTAATTCCTGACCACTAGCCTGGTATTTATCGGCTAATAGATTCAGGCGTTCCTGAATTTCGGGAGTAATCTTTACATCTTGAGGCATGGTCTCTTATTTAGCTCTGTAAAACTATAATAAAAGACCTATTTAAAGCTAAGTTTATGACGAAGACCTTTATAGCCGGTTAACTCCACCCGGATGGAGCCGATGAATAAAGAAGATTCAATCAGTATTGGCACTTTATTCTCGTCATCACTTACGTAGATGGTCATGCCCTCCTCTTCACTAAAGACCCGACCTTCTTGCAATTTAGGACGTAGGGCTAAACAAGAAATATCGCCCCAATCGGTTTCTACATTCTCGCGACCTAATACCACCAATTTAAATGGGAACTGCTCATGATCCAAAAACATGGTGAAGCTGATCTCATCACCCTTCTTCAATTTAGTAGCATCCCAAGAGCGTGCATAGTAAAAGGCACTAATCATATCCTGAGCATACTCCTCATAGCTAAATTCCCCTTTGTGCATGGCTTTAAGGTCGCGCACGGTTTGCTGGTATTGATCAAATATCAGGTGGCGTTCAATTTCATAGCCCCCCTCATTTACATCGCGAATAAACTCCCAGGGCACCATGGCTTCGGTATCGATAAAGCTTTCGTAGCGATCTCGAGTTTTAAAGAACCATTCGGTCATGCCAGTAGTACGGCCGGTTCCCACCACATGGTAGGAAGGTCTGCCGGAGCGCTCCACAATTTCTTTTACTTCTAATTTGGCTTTGCCCGCTTCGATTAAACCGTAGCGAATGCGATACTCGAGCACCTCACCTGGCTTAAAAGCTCTTTGATTGAGGTTTCGTAATTGTTCTACTCTCTGTGCTGCTTGAGGCTTCTCATCCGCCGAAAGGCTGGGCATGGAAGCCAGGGGCACCAGAGTAAGGAGGCTTAAGAAAAGGGCTTTCATGGTTGTTCTTTAAGGAGTCTATTACAAACGTAATGCCAGAGGCTGATGGTATTAAAATCCGAAGAGTTCAGATAAAAATCCGCGGATGGCGCCATACACATCATCCACCGCACTATCATAACCGGGAATCAAATCAATATGATAATACTGCTTGATTTCAAGTAATGCCAAGCCAAATACAATCACCCAAACAATAAGGCCGGCCGACTTAAATAAATAGGAAAAAGCATCCTGGATCAGGAAACGCTTTTGCTCCTTCTTATTCTTTTTGCGTGGAACTATACTGGGTTGGCCGGGCTTCATGCCCCGTAAAGGTACAAGTTGCCCGCAGATAGCGACCAGTCCGAGGGATAGAAATCAAAGGAAGAGCATCCATCCGATTACATAAGAAAGCTATCAGTCCCCAATTTTGAAATGGGGACTTGAAGCAAGTATCTAGAGTACAATATTCACAATACGACCGGGCACCACAATCACCTTGCGGGGAGCCTTACCATCTAAATACTGTTGGGTTTTATCTTCCGCCATTACGGTTTTCTCAACCTCATCTTTCGACATATCCGCCGGAAGGCTAATGGTAAACCGCACCTTGCCATTAAAGGACACTGGATAATTCACGGAGCTTTCTACCAGATACTTTTCCTCATGCTGCGGATATGGCTCCTCATTGATTGACCCAACATTACCCAATCGACTCCAAAGTTCTTCAGCAATATGCGGTGCATAAGGTGAAATCAATATGGGCAATTGCTCTAAAATGGCCTTTTTACTGCACTTCAAATCGGTCAATTCATTCACCGCAATCATAAAGGCACTTACCGAGGTATTGAAGCTGAAATTGGCGATATCTTCATTCAATTTCTTAATCAAGGTGTGCAAGGCTTTCCACTCCTTTTCATTGGGAGCTTCCTCGGTTACATTCCAATTTCCACCTTGATGGTACAAACGCCAAAGCTTTTTTAGGAAATTATGAACTCCGCTAATGCCGGCGGTATTCCAGGGCTTGCTTTGCTCCAATGGTCCCAAGAACATTTCGTAAAGGCGCAGGGTGTCGGCACCATATTGCTCGATAATGTCATCCGGGTTCACCACATTGAACTTGGACTTGGACATTTTCTCCACTTCACGACTCACCTTAAAGCTTCCTTCAAAAACAAACTCTGCATCCTTTAAATCATCTCGCCAGGATTTAAATGCATTTACATCCAATTCGTCCGAAGTGTTTACCAAGCTAACATCCACATGCACCTTTGAGGTTTTATGATCTTTAGCCTGCTCTGCGGAGACGAAAGTGTTTGTCCCTTCAATACGGTGAGCAAAAGCTGAATAGCCCAAAATCATCCCCTGGTTAATCAATTTCTTGAAAGGCTCTTCTTGGTTCAAATAACCTTTATCCACCAGAAATTTATGCCAGAAACGGGTGTATAATAAGTGCCCGGTGGCGTGTTCGGAACCACCGATATAGAGATCCACATTCTGCCAGTAATCCAATTTCTCCCTATCGGCGAAAGCCTCAGTATTGCGAGCATCCATATAACGGAGGTCGTACCAGCTACTGCCTGCCCAACCCGGCATGGTAGTAGTTTCCAAGGGATAGCCTTCACCGGCGGGCACCACTCCTTTATCAGGATGGTAGTTCCACATCGAAGCACGCGCCAATGGTGGCTCACCGTCTTCGGTAGGTAAAAATTTATCTACAGCCGGTAATTCCAGGGGAAGATGTTCCTCCTTCACCCGACGTGGCATATTATCTACATAGTAAATCGGAATGGGCTCTCCCCAATATCGCTGGCGACCGAATACCGCATCGCGCAAGCGGAAGTTAATTTGGGCCTGACCGATTTCTTTTTTCTCAATAGCTTCGATGGCTTTGGCAATGGCTGCCTTCACTTCCAAACCATTCAAGAAATCGCTATTCACCAATTTCCCTTCTTTGGCATCATAAGAAGCTTCCTCCACATTGCCACCACTAACCACTTCCTTAATAGGCAAATCAAAGTGCTTGGCAAAGGCCCAGTCGCGACTGTCGTGCCCGGGCACCGCCATAACGGCTCCGGTGCCGTAACCTGCAAGTACATAGTCCGCAATCCATACCGGTACTTCCTCTCCGCTGAAAGGATGTTTCACATAAGCACCGGTAAATACGCCACTAATGCTTTTCACTTCGGTCATACGATCACGCTCACTTTTGCGAGCCGCTTGCTCTTGATAGGCTTTTACTGCCTCCGCTTGCTCAGGAGTGGTAATCTCATCCACCAAATAATGCTCGGGAGCCAATACCATAAAGCTCACCCCAAAAATCGTATCCGGGCGAGTGGTAAATACTTCAATATTGGCCTCATGATCCTTCAATTCGAAGAAAACCGAAGCACCTTGTGATTTCCCAATCCAATTCCGCTGGGATTCTTTTAAGGACTCTGACCAATCAATATGATCCAATCCGGCTAAAAGCCGATCGGCATAAGCAGTGATTCGCATGCTCCACTGCATCATTTTCTTTTGTACTACAGGATGACCACCTCGTTCGCTTAAGCCATCCTTCACCTCATCATTGGCTAAAACGGTTCCCAGGGCCGGACACCAGTTTACGGTGCTTTCACTGCGGTAAGCCAAGCGATAGTTTTGCAAGATCTGCTCGCGAGTAGCATCATCATAACCTTCCCATTCATCGGGAGTAAAATGCAAATCTTCACCGCAAGCGGCATTCAATCCATCAGTACCATTCTTATGGAAATACCAAATTAGCTCCTCGATGGATCTAGCTTGCTCATTGTCGTAATCATACCAGGCATCGAACATCTGTAAGAAGATCCACTGAGTCCAGCGGTAAAAAGATGGATCGGAAGTGCGTACCTCGCGCGACCAATCAAAGGCAAAGCCAATGCGGTCTAATTGTTGGCGGTAGCGCTTAATATTTTGCTCGGTGGTTACCGCGGGATGTTGACCGGTTTGAATGGCGTATTGCTCTGCTGGCAAACCAAAGGAGTCGTAGCCCATCGGATGCAAAACATTAAAACCTCGGTGACGCTTATAGCGACTTACAATGTCCGAAGCGATATAGCCCAGTGGATGCCCCACATGTAAACCAGCCCCGGAAGGATAAGGGAACATATCCAGCACATAGTACTTGGGTTTATCGCTGTTTTCTTCGGCGGCAAAACTTTTCTGATTGGCCCAGAAGGCTTGCCATTTCTTTTCGATTTCGGAAAAATTGTAATCCATGAGTTTTCGATGGGATGAAAGCGCGAAAATACAGGCTTTGCCTTTCTTGTCATAATAAAAGAGAGCAATCCCCAAGAATCGAAATTTTGCTTGCCCTCTTCTTCATTAATCGCCAGATACTGTGTCGCAGGATAAAATTCTACCTTTAGCTCTGAAGAAGCACATACTGCAAGCTTTGAGGGAATGATTCGACTCTGTTTTACCATGCTACTTTTAAATTTGGGACCACTCCTTTGGGCCCAGAAGAACATTGATGCTGAGCCTAATACAGAGCCTGACCTAAAAAGGATTTATGATTTATTTGAGCTGGGCGACAATTGCAATGATTCCAGTCAAGCCAGCCATTATTTCCATGAAGGCCTAGACTTGGCTCGCAAATTAGGCGATGAAAGTGCAATGATCCAGGCTAAACTGGGAATGGCGCATTTGTATTCGCGATTGAATTCTCCCCATTTGGCCATTGAAACCATTTTAGACCTGGATCCCCAGAGTAGTCAGCTATTTGATTTAGCGGACAGCCTCAAAATGATGGACATTCTTTCCAGCTCCTTTAGTCAATTAGGTGCCTATGAAATGGCCGTAGATTACAAGAAGATTCATTGTGCGCTCATTAGCAGGACCGACAACCAAAAAGACTGTTATTATTCCAACGAGAATCTGGCTTTCTTATATGGCCAAAGTCAACAGTTTGATTCAGCCACCTTTTATTACAAAAAGGCTAATCAGATAGCTGAGGACCTTGGTGATGCCTCAATTCGGATGCATTGCAACAATAACATCGGATACAATTATCAGCAAAGGGCCTTATTTGCAGATGCCCTGGAGCATTACAATCGAGCAATTGAGATCTTCAAAAGTATGCCGAAGCCATTGGGGCCAGACAGCTTGCTTTTTGCCGTGGTAAAAGGCAATATTGGACATTGCTACTTAATTCAAGGGCATTTTCAAAGCGCTGTACAGGAACTAGAAGCCAGCACCCACACTTTGCGAATCCTTAATGATCATGGAAATACCGATAGCCTCCATTATGGTTTTTACCTCATACAATTGGCTAAGGCTGAAATTGCCTTAAACCAAAATCAAAGTGCCCTCGAACATTTGGCCTTGGCTCAAAGAAATCTCAAGCAATCCCCTATTTCGCTCATCGAATACTACGGCACTTTGAGTAAAGCCTATGAAAAGCTGGGAAGATCAGAACAAGCCATCGAATCTCTATGGCAGCAGCAACTACTCAATCAACAAATTTCGGCCGGCAAATCACGGGTTAACAGTCATGTGCACGACCTTGTAAATCTGCAACAAAAGCGCATTGAAAGAGAGCGAAACCTTTTAGCCTTGTTGATTGAGAGCGAAAGAGAAGTAAACTCCTTAAAAGTTATCCTGATTAGCAGTACCGCAATCCTATTGCTTATTGCGATAATCATTGCCTTTTACGGTTATCGAAGGCAACAAACCAAAAAGCGCCAACTATTAGAGGTTGAAGGCAACCTTACCAAACTAAAGCTGGAGAACAAATCCTTGGAGAGTCGGCAATTAAAGGAAGTGCTGAATCATAAAAACCAGGATTTGGTAGATTTTGCCATTGCCATTACTCGAAAACAAGAATTCACCAATGAACTATTGGATAAGCTTGATCTTATAAGTCAGGCAGGGGAATCAAGCCCGCAGGATATTAAAGACCTCAAAAACTACATCAAATTTCAATTGCAGGTGGATAGCAATTTGAAAGTATTTCAAGAGAATATCGCCAA
The Croceimicrobium hydrocarbonivorans genome window above contains:
- a CDS encoding tryptophan 2,3-dioxygenase family protein; its protein translation is MPQDVKITPEIQERLNLLADKYQASGQELLDFLDGLLYQDYNTYWDYIHLDTLLSLQTPITDIPDEEIFIMYHQITELYFKLSLHEFRQLADENSVTAESMTQKLSRVNRYFEALTRSFGIMEQGMDRHQFLKFRMSLIPASGFQSVQYRLVEICATDMINLVDKDHRDEMKEHDPSIEQMYEYIYWKKGATIAESGHKTLTLKQFEKKYSGMIIRHAKEFYHTNLWQKYLELPEEEQANEALQDQMRLLDLNVNVYWPLQHYKTSVVYLARRPADVRATGGTNWQKYLPPRFQKRIFYPQLWTEQEKEEWGKSWVNEVLEEVKKKQGLGQ
- a CDS encoding DUF3108 domain-containing protein is translated as MKALFLSLLTLVPLASMPSLSADEKPQAAQRVEQLRNLNQRAFKPGEVLEYRIRYGLIEAGKAKLEVKEIVERSGRPSYHVVGTGRTTGMTEWFFKTRDRYESFIDTEAMVPWEFIRDVNEGGYEIERHLIFDQYQQTVRDLKAMHKGEFSYEEYAQDMISAFYYARSWDATKLKKGDEISFTMFLDHEQFPFKLVVLGRENVETDWGDISCLALRPKLQEGRVFSEEEGMTIYVSDDENKVPILIESSLFIGSIRVELTGYKGLRHKLSFK
- the leuS gene encoding leucine--tRNA ligase, coding for MDYNFSEIEKKWQAFWANQKSFAAEENSDKPKYYVLDMFPYPSGAGLHVGHPLGYIASDIVSRYKRHRGFNVLHPMGYDSFGLPAEQYAIQTGQHPAVTTEQNIKRYRQQLDRIGFAFDWSREVRTSDPSFYRWTQWIFLQMFDAWYDYDNEQARSIEELIWYFHKNGTDGLNAACGEDLHFTPDEWEGYDDATREQILQNYRLAYRSESTVNWCPALGTVLANDEVKDGLSERGGHPVVQKKMMQWSMRITAYADRLLAGLDHIDWSESLKESQRNWIGKSQGASVFFELKDHEANIEVFTTRPDTIFGVSFMVLAPEHYLVDEITTPEQAEAVKAYQEQAARKSERDRMTEVKSISGVFTGAYVKHPFSGEEVPVWIADYVLAGYGTGAVMAVPGHDSRDWAFAKHFDLPIKEVVSGGNVEEASYDAKEGKLVNSDFLNGLEVKAAIAKAIEAIEKKEIGQAQINFRLRDAVFGRQRYWGEPIPIYYVDNMPRRVKEEHLPLELPAVDKFLPTEDGEPPLARASMWNYHPDKGVVPAGEGYPLETTTMPGWAGSSWYDLRYMDARNTEAFADREKLDYWQNVDLYIGGSEHATGHLLYTRFWHKFLVDKGYLNQEEPFKKLINQGMILGYSAFAHRIEGTNTFVSAEQAKDHKTSKVHVDVSLVNTSDELDVNAFKSWRDDLKDAEFVFEGSFKVSREVEKMSKSKFNVVNPDDIIEQYGADTLRLYEMFLGPLEQSKPWNTAGISGVHNFLKKLWRLYHQGGNWNVTEEAPNEKEWKALHTLIKKLNEDIANFSFNTSVSAFMIAVNELTDLKCSKKAILEQLPILISPYAPHIAEELWSRLGNVGSINEEPYPQHEEKYLVESSVNYPVSFNGKVRFTISLPADMSKDEVEKTVMAEDKTQQYLDGKAPRKVIVVPGRIVNIVL
- a CDS encoding tetratricopeptide repeat protein, whose product is MIRLCFTMLLLNLGPLLWAQKNIDAEPNTEPDLKRIYDLFELGDNCNDSSQASHYFHEGLDLARKLGDESAMIQAKLGMAHLYSRLNSPHLAIETILDLDPQSSQLFDLADSLKMMDILSSSFSQLGAYEMAVDYKKIHCALISRTDNQKDCYYSNENLAFLYGQSQQFDSATFYYKKANQIAEDLGDASIRMHCNNNIGYNYQQRALFADALEHYNRAIEIFKSMPKPLGPDSLLFAVVKGNIGHCYLIQGHFQSAVQELEASTHTLRILNDHGNTDSLHYGFYLIQLAKAEIALNQNQSALEHLALAQRNLKQSPISLIEYYGTLSKAYEKLGRSEQAIESLWQQQLLNQQISAGKSRVNSHVHDLVNLQQKRIERERNLLALLIESEREVNSLKVILISSTAILLLIAIIIAFYGYRRQQTKKRQLLEVEGNLTKLKLENKSLESRQLKEVLNHKNQDLVDFAIAITRKQEFTNELLDKLDLISQAGESSPQDIKDLKNYIKFQLQVDSNLKVFQENIAKINHEFMAKLKERYPDLSPSEQQMCALLRLKLSSKEIATVKNISPASVKVMRHRLRKKMDLNSEINLSEFLDTLA